A segment of the Leptolyngbya sp. NIES-3755 genome:
CTTGGGAAAGTGCTGCTACAGGCGATGAAGTAACCCCTCGTTGGGTTCCGGGTGCGAAAGGCGAATTGATTCGGATCTGGTGCGGTGACATTGAATATCACATTGCTTCTGATGTTGCGTATGGCGTTTGGCAATACTGGCGGATCACGGGCGATGATGAATGGATGCGGGACTATGGTGCAGAAATCTTACTCGACACTGCAAAGTTCTGGGCGAGTCGAGTGGAACGCAACGGAGAACGCTACGAGATCAATGATGTGATTGGTCCTGATGAAAACCATGAGCATGTAAACAACAACGTTTTTACCAATGCAATGGCGCAATGGAATCTCAGTGCTGCGATTATGCTCTGGGATTGGCTGGCACGATCGTATCCTTCAACCGCAGTTCGACTACAGCAACAATTGGATCTCAATGCCGATCGCTTTTCTGATTGGACCGCGATCGCACAAAATCTCACCGTTTCTGTTGATCCTGAAACGAAGCTCATTGAACAATGTGACGGCTTCTTTGATCTGATTGATGTGAACTTGGCAGATTATGAACCGCGATCGCGTTCGATGCAGTCTCTTCTCGGAATCGAACCGACCAATCAGCGGCAAATTCTCAAACAACCGGATGTATTGATGTTGCTCTACCTCTTGCGGCATCAATTCGATCACGAAACGCTACAAGCAAATTGGGACTATTACACACCTAGAACGGATCATGTTTATGGATCATCTTTAGGTCCTGCGGTTCATGCAATTCTGGCGTGTGATCTCAACAAAGTTGATGAAGCGTATGAACATTTTATGCGATCGGCATTAGTCGATTTAGAAGACGTGCGCGGAAATGCAGCGGAAGGAATTCATGCAGCTTCAGCGGGCGGTGTTTGGCAATCGATCGTCTTTGGATTTGCTGGAATTCGGATGACTGAATTTGGCTTAATCGCTTGTCCGAATTTGCCTAAACACTGGACACGATTGAAGTTCCGTCTCTGTTGGCAGAATCAATGGTTTGAGTTTGACCTATCCCAGAATGGTGCAGTTTGTGAGACGATCGAGGCTTCGATTCAAACAGAATTTGCACCCTTATGAAATCGCAATGGGATTGTTTGCTGGAGAATCTAGGCGCTTGGTACGGTTCGTTTACGCGGCTTTCCCCATCCGGTGAAATCTTAGAAGATGTTCCTTCGATCGTCTCTTTCACCGGACTGAATGACAATCAAACGATGCGTCAAATCGTCCGCCTGTCTCCAGCGAATCAACCCGTCAGCGAGAAAGTTCTGGAATACAGTTCTCTTGGTCGAAATACGCTGTTTTTTGAAAATGGCGCATTCTCCCAAGGAACAATCCAATTTGCTCCATTCTCAGAATTTGGTGCAGAGTTGGGCTTGATTGAACGCGATCGACGACTCCGATTAGTCCAACTCTTTGACAAGCAAGGAAAGCTCGCCGGACTGACTTTGATTCGCGAAAAGCTATCCGGTTCCGAAACACCAGAACGCCCGCCACTTCAGGTAGAGGATTTGATCGGAGAATGGAGCGGAGAAGCGACCACGATCTATCCAGATTGGCGATCGCCTGATTCGTATACAACGACTCTGAAAATTCAACGAGAAGGCGATCGCTTACATCAGGAATTGAACTTTGGAAGGTCGATCGTTACTACTGCCCGAATCGAAGGATCAATCCTAATGTTTGACTCCTCCAATGTTCAAATTTTGCTTCTCCCCGATGGAGCCTCCTCGAACTGTCCCACACAACTCCAACCTAGAAAACCGTTCGTTCTCGAAGTCGGCTGGCTTCTACAATCCGATTTAAGACAGCGATTAATTCGCAGCTACAGCGACAGAGGCGAATGGAGTAGCCTCACATTAGTGACAGAACGCAAGATTAAATGACGTTCACTACAACCTTCTAAGCTAATTTTGACGATCGAATATTTCTTCACAGCTTCCTTGATCGTTCTAGCCTTATAGTGTTTGCGTAAGTTTTCACTTGAATAAAACTCCGCTGCAATGGCAAACAGCAACCTCCTTCCTCTGTTGACTAGGATAGGCACCTGGACGATCGGGGGTCTACTTGGAGGTTTGGTCGGCTCTTTAGTTGCAGTCCTGCTAACCGAATCCATCAAGCGAGTCCTTGCTGCTGTCTCCACACTAGACACGCTCTGGCTGCTGCTGCTACCGCTACTCGGTGTTACGATCGCTGTCCTGGTACTGCATGGACTGGGTAGGGGCAAGGCTGTTCAGTCAGTCGCTCCCCGCAAAGCTACTCTCCCCAATCGGTTGCTTCCCCCATCGACCTGGTACTGTTTTCCCCGCGACGTTGCGCGAGCTGATCTGAGTGCCGATGTGGTGTCCACCGCTGGAGTAGAAGAGCATTTTCCCTGGAAGTTAGCACCGTTGCGTGCTTTAGCCATCCTGCCCACGGTCGGGCTAGGTGCAGCGATGGGAACAGAATCTCCAGCCTCTCATCTCGGTGTTGCAGCGGGGACTTGGCTGGGTCGCACAAATCCAGCACTGCGCCAACTGGTACGACCTGCTGCGATCGGTGGCGGTGCTGCGGGTGTGGCTGCCTTGATGGGAATTCCGCTGGTGGGTAGTTTCTTCATGCTTGAACTGAGCCAGCGACGCAAAGTTGCACTGAGTCCAGAACGGGTGTCAGCGGTGTTAGCGGGAGGACTGGTTGGATGGGCAGTCAACGTTAGCTTCAGGCTCGATCTGATCCGGTTGGTCGTGCCGCAGGTTCCCCCCAGTGATCTTTGGGATGCGGTGGGTGCGGCTCTGTTTATCGGATCGATCGCGGGAGCAGTAACTTCGTTCTCTGGTGAAGCAATTTACTGGGCACGAGGCTGGAAGGCTAGTCCAATCATTCGTCTTTTAACCGGGGCACTATTGATGTTTCCCTTAGCAGCGGTGACAGCGGTGATTGCAACACCCGCAGCGGCTTTCGGTCCAGGAGGAGCAGCCATCATCTGGGCAGAAACCGTTCAAACGACCCCCTATCATCTGCTCGCTGTGGCGCTGCTCCGGGCGGCATCTACAACTGCTGCTGTGGCGGCGGGGGGCTGTGGCGGCGTGTTCGTGCCTTTTTTAGCGATCGGGGATTTGAGTGGTCGGGTGTTTGCGGATGCCTTTAGTGTGCCAGCGGATTTGGCGGGTGCTGCTGGAGCGGCAGCGGGGATTGCGGGTGGCTACCGATTACCGCTCACAGCCGCCGCGATGGTTCTGGGGGTCGGTGGACCAAATTCAGCGAAGCTAACTTGCCTTGCCACGGTTGTCATTGCTGCTTTCTCTGGATTAGTAACAGCACGAGTGGTCAATTATCTTTCTAGCTTGCTGATTGCAACAATTCATCGAATGCGATCGCCAGACTAGACTGCTTGCGTGAATGCCCTGGCGACTAGAATTCGCGACTTGTATGTTGAGAGAAATTACCGCACAGGAAATGGCTCAAATTCATGTTTGATCAAACAATCGAACAATCTCGCTCCAATGCTTGCCGCAATAAATCCTTGTAGTTCCGATTGTTGACAATATATGCCCCAAATCGTTCTAAGTGTGGGTTCATCATCTGAGCATCAAATAGAACGAAATTCCGCGATCGCAGATGTTCTACCAGTTTCACCATCGCCACTTTCGATCCATCCGGAATCCGAAAAAACATCGACTCCCCAATAAATGCGCCTCTGAGCGACAGCCCTAAAATTCCACCTGCAAGCTGATCGCCTTGCCAAGTCTCAAAACTATGTGCCCATCCTGCTTGATGTAGCGTCCAATAAATCTCTTTTAGATCATTTGAAATCCAAGTCGTATCGCGATCGGCACAACCTTCCACAACCTCTTTGAACGCTGTATCAATTGCAACTCTAAACCGATCTTGATTCAGGACGCGCCGCAGAGATTTAGGATACCGAAATCGATCATCTAAGGGAATCAACGTCCGTTCGCGACTCGTATACCAGGCTAAATCTTTACCTGACTCATCCGACATTAAAAAATAACCTTGTGCATAGCCTTCGAGGATCGAAGACACATCAATTTGCATAAACGTAGCTCCGGGAACGTTGTAACAG
Coding sequences within it:
- a CDS encoding hypothetical protein (similar to AA sequence:cyanobase_aa:LBDG_19040), whose amino-acid sequence is MKSQWDCLLENLGAWYGSFTRLSPSGEILEDVPSIVSFTGLNDNQTMRQIVRLSPANQPVSEKVLEYSSLGRNTLFFENGAFSQGTIQFAPFSEFGAELGLIERDRRLRLVQLFDKQGKLAGLTLIREKLSGSETPERPPLQVEDLIGEWSGEATTIYPDWRSPDSYTTTLKIQREGDRLHQELNFGRSIVTTARIEGSILMFDSSNVQILLLPDGASSNCPTQLQPRKPFVLEVGWLLQSDLRQRLIRSYSDRGEWSSLTLVTERKIK
- a CDS encoding putative Cl- channel, voltage gated (similar to AA sequence:cyanobase_aa:cce_4380): MANSNLLPLLTRIGTWTIGGLLGGLVGSLVAVLLTESIKRVLAAVSTLDTLWLLLLPLLGVTIAVLVLHGLGRGKAVQSVAPRKATLPNRLLPPSTWYCFPRDVARADLSADVVSTAGVEEHFPWKLAPLRALAILPTVGLGAAMGTESPASHLGVAAGTWLGRTNPALRQLVRPAAIGGGAAGVAALMGIPLVGSFFMLELSQRRKVALSPERVSAVLAGGLVGWAVNVSFRLDLIRLVVPQVPPSDLWDAVGAALFIGSIAGAVTSFSGEAIYWARGWKASPIIRLLTGALLMFPLAAVTAVIATPAAAFGPGGAAIIWAETVQTTPYHLLAVALLRAASTTAAVAAGGCGGVFVPFLAIGDLSGRVFADAFSVPADLAGAAGAAAGIAGGYRLPLTAAAMVLGVGGPNSAKLTCLATVVIAAFSGLVTARVVNYLSSLLIATIHRMRSPD
- a CDS encoding leucyl/phenylalanyl-tRNA--protein transferase (similar to AA sequence:cyanobase_aa:LBDG_19020); amino-acid sequence: MQIDVSSILEGYAQGYFLMSDESGKDLAWYTSRERTLIPLDDRFRYPKSLRRVLNQDRFRVAIDTAFKEVVEGCADRDTTWISNDLKEIYWTLHQAGWAHSFETWQGDQLAGGILGLSLRGAFIGESMFFRIPDGSKVAMVKLVEHLRSRNFVLFDAQMMNPHLERFGAYIVNNRNYKDLLRQALERDCSIV